In Vibrio lentus, a single genomic region encodes these proteins:
- a CDS encoding regulatory protein ToxS, with amino-acid sequence MKLKVSIILLVLSAFLSGWLYWGSDAQVERLLTAHEWQSKMVTLITDKKQADSIGPLRKVELSSNAKYLPNGTYLRMSVVRLYGTQTAPANVINISETGQWDINDNYLLVSPTEFKDVTSAQRQDFSEEQLELITQVIKMDAEQSRRLDIVNPKALLLTSLNHGSTVLFSN; translated from the coding sequence ATGAAATTAAAAGTCTCTATTATTTTACTGGTTCTTTCTGCTTTTCTTAGTGGTTGGTTGTATTGGGGCAGTGATGCTCAAGTCGAACGTCTGCTAACCGCCCATGAGTGGCAATCAAAAATGGTGACTCTGATTACCGATAAGAAGCAAGCTGACTCGATCGGCCCGCTTCGTAAAGTAGAATTATCTTCAAACGCTAAGTATCTACCTAATGGTACCTACTTAAGAATGTCTGTGGTTAGGCTATATGGTACCCAAACAGCACCAGCAAATGTGATCAACATTTCTGAAACAGGCCAATGGGATATCAATGATAACTACCTATTGGTTTCACCTACTGAGTTTAAAGACGTGACATCTGCCCAGCGCCAAGATTTTTCGGAAGAGCAGCTTGAACTGATCACTCAGGTAATCAAAATGGATGCAGAGCAAAGCCGACGCCTTGATATTGTGAACCCGAAAGCACTGTTACTGACTAGCTTAAACCATGGCTCTACCGTGTTGTTTTCAAACTAA
- a CDS encoding SelT/SelW/SelH family protein — protein MSTELNAVSTSITKATIAIHYCRQCNWMLRSSWLCQELLHTFSEEIEQVSLHPDTGGRFEIFCNGVQIWERKADGGFPEAKVLKQRVRNIIAPDRDLGHVDSK, from the coding sequence ATGAGTACAGAATTAAACGCGGTAAGTACATCAATCACCAAAGCAACCATCGCAATACACTATTGTCGCCAATGCAATTGGATGCTTCGTTCTAGTTGGTTATGCCAAGAGTTACTGCATACGTTCAGTGAAGAGATAGAACAAGTGAGTTTGCATCCCGATACCGGAGGTCGATTTGAGATCTTTTGTAATGGCGTGCAGATTTGGGAAAGAAAGGCAGACGGTGGCTTTCCTGAAGCCAAAGTTCTGAAGCAAAGAGTGCGAAACATCATTGCTCCAGACAGAGATCTTGGCCACGTAGACTCAAAATAA
- the yfcE gene encoding phosphodiesterase, with amino-acid sequence MKLFFASDLHGSLPATEKVLELYRASGAQYLVLLGDILNHGPRNPIPEGYNPPAVAEKLNELSQEIIAVRGNCDSEVDQMLLSFPMMVDYSWVLLESGQRIFLTHGHLYNSSKRPVLKAGDVIAHGHTHIPVAEYQDGIFIFNPSSATFPRNDHAASYGLYENGTFKVVSLEGDLLVSGQL; translated from the coding sequence GTGAAATTATTTTTTGCTTCAGACCTACACGGTTCGCTGCCAGCTACAGAAAAAGTCTTAGAGCTATACCGAGCGTCAGGTGCGCAATATTTAGTGCTATTGGGTGATATTCTGAATCATGGTCCAAGAAACCCAATTCCTGAAGGGTACAACCCGCCAGCGGTTGCTGAAAAACTGAATGAGTTATCTCAAGAGATCATCGCGGTTCGTGGTAATTGCGACAGTGAAGTGGATCAGATGCTTCTGTCTTTCCCTATGATGGTTGATTACTCATGGGTGCTACTAGAATCGGGTCAGCGTATCTTCTTAACTCATGGTCACCTATATAACTCAAGCAAGCGTCCAGTGTTAAAAGCGGGCGATGTGATTGCGCATGGTCATACTCATATTCCTGTCGCAGAATATCAGGATGGCATCTTCATATTTAATCCAAGCTCGGCGACATTCCCACGAAATGATCATGCTGCAAGCTATGGGTTATACGAGAACGGTACGTTTAAAGTGGTTAGCCTTGAAGGTGATCTGCTAGTGAGCGGGCAGTTGTAA
- a CDS encoding CBS domain-containing protein, which produces MSTSEKIRVGDVMANTYVIIDGLTTVLEAIEMAKKHQVKAIIVDKRHEDDEYGIVLMNDIAKKVLAKNRSPKRTNVYEIMTKPALSVSADMNVKYCARLFERFGISRAPVVSDNKIVGMVSYNNIVINGMARDDV; this is translated from the coding sequence ATGAGTACCAGTGAAAAGATCCGTGTGGGCGATGTAATGGCCAATACTTATGTGATTATTGATGGGCTAACCACGGTATTAGAAGCGATTGAGATGGCGAAAAAACACCAAGTGAAAGCGATCATCGTCGATAAACGCCATGAGGATGATGAGTACGGCATCGTGTTGATGAATGACATCGCCAAAAAAGTACTGGCTAAGAACCGTTCACCAAAGCGAACCAACGTTTATGAAATTATGACTAAGCCGGCCTTGAGTGTGTCTGCTGATATGAACGTGAAGTATTGTGCTCGCCTGTTCGAACGCTTTGGTATCAGTCGTGCTCCGGTGGTCAGTGACAACAAGATAGTCGGTATGGTTAGTTACAATAATATTGTGATCAACGGTATGGCGAGAGATGACGTGTAG
- a CDS encoding P-II family nitrogen regulator, with protein sequence MRFKLILAFVEESKTDTVLDAARDAGATGATVINNARGQGLNQKRTFFGLTLEVQKDVLLFVVEEHLARNILETIGEVGEFDQESGQGIAVQIDVEDAVGVAHQVETLTKVVEDEL encoded by the coding sequence ATGCGCTTTAAACTTATCTTAGCGTTTGTAGAAGAGAGCAAGACAGACACCGTGCTCGATGCCGCGCGTGATGCGGGCGCAACAGGGGCAACGGTGATTAACAATGCCAGAGGGCAAGGCTTAAACCAAAAGCGTACCTTTTTTGGTTTAACGTTAGAGGTACAAAAAGATGTGCTGCTGTTTGTGGTTGAAGAGCATTTGGCGAGGAATATTCTAGAAACCATTGGTGAAGTAGGGGAGTTCGACCAAGAGTCAGGACAAGGAATCGCTGTCCAGATCGATGTTGAAGATGCTGTAGGCGTTGCGCACCAAGTTGAGACGTTAACCAAGGTTGTGGAGGATGAACTATGA
- a CDS encoding DUF1538 domain-containing protein, protein MISAQQFIDTFLGTVMDVIPIAVIIFGFQLAVLRKPVNNLGKVLIGFFYVILGLSLFLMGLELALFPLGETMAMQLTEPSFLTEFKISSGLALAWFDYYWVYLFAFCIGFSTTIAEPSLIAVAIKANQVSGGSISVNGLRIAVALGVAIGISLGSYRIVAGDPIHYYIICGYVIVVIQTFYAPKLIIPLAYDSGGVTTSTVTVPLVTALGLGLASTVPGRNPVIDGFGLIAFASLFPIISVMSYAQITQWLNRLHTSKESKDAL, encoded by the coding sequence ATGATCAGTGCTCAGCAATTTATCGACACCTTTCTTGGCACTGTAATGGATGTGATTCCAATTGCGGTGATCATCTTCGGTTTTCAATTAGCGGTGCTGCGAAAGCCAGTTAATAACTTAGGCAAAGTGCTGATAGGTTTCTTTTACGTCATTCTTGGGTTGTCCCTCTTTTTGATGGGGTTAGAGCTCGCGTTGTTTCCTCTAGGGGAGACAATGGCCATGCAATTGACCGAACCCAGTTTTTTAACTGAGTTCAAGATAAGTTCAGGCCTTGCCTTAGCTTGGTTTGATTATTACTGGGTTTACCTTTTCGCGTTTTGTATTGGGTTCAGTACCACGATAGCCGAGCCTTCTTTGATTGCAGTGGCGATCAAGGCGAACCAAGTATCTGGCGGCAGTATCAGCGTGAATGGTCTGAGAATCGCCGTGGCATTAGGCGTAGCCATCGGTATCTCACTTGGCAGCTACCGTATCGTTGCGGGCGATCCTATCCATTACTACATTATTTGTGGTTATGTCATCGTGGTGATTCAAACCTTTTACGCCCCCAAGCTCATTATTCCATTGGCTTACGATTCAGGCGGGGTGACGACATCTACCGTGACTGTGCCTTTAGTGACGGCTCTCGGGCTTGGGCTTGCTTCAACCGTACCAGGGAGAAACCCGGTAATAGACGGTTTCGGCTTAATAGCGTTTGCCAGTTTGTTTCCGATCATCTCAGTGATGAGCTACGCCCAAATAACACAATGGTTAAACCGTTTACACACCTCTAAGGAGAGCAAAGATGCGCTTTAA
- a CDS encoding DUF1538 domain-containing protein, translating to MTAVLALFRAMLGSLRDLLPIVAVIAFFQLAVLQEPLPHLLSILTGLVLVVFGLTFFIFGLEMGLFPIGESMAQAFARKGSVFWLLTFAFCLGFGTTIAEPALTAVAAEAAEVAAEGGVIPNSLDEMEQYADGLRFTVALSVGIAILLGVLRILKGWPIQYMIIGGYIGVVVLTAFAPENIIGIAYDSGGVTTSTITVPLVTALGVGLASAIKGRNPMIDGFGLIAFASLLPMMFVMVYGMVVT from the coding sequence ATGACGGCAGTGCTTGCTTTGTTTCGAGCCATGTTAGGTAGTCTAAGGGATCTCTTGCCGATCGTGGCGGTGATTGCTTTCTTCCAGCTTGCTGTTTTGCAAGAGCCACTCCCTCATCTTTTGTCTATTCTAACTGGCTTAGTGCTGGTGGTTTTTGGACTGACTTTTTTTATCTTTGGCCTTGAAATGGGTCTGTTCCCAATTGGCGAGTCGATGGCTCAAGCTTTTGCTCGTAAGGGGAGCGTGTTTTGGTTATTGACCTTCGCTTTCTGTTTAGGCTTTGGCACCACCATTGCCGAACCTGCGTTAACCGCAGTGGCGGCCGAAGCCGCAGAAGTGGCCGCTGAAGGTGGTGTTATTCCCAACTCTCTAGACGAAATGGAACAGTACGCCGATGGCTTGCGTTTCACCGTAGCATTGTCGGTGGGGATCGCCATCTTACTTGGGGTGCTGCGAATCTTAAAAGGTTGGCCAATCCAGTACATGATCATCGGAGGTTATATTGGAGTGGTGGTGCTCACCGCTTTCGCCCCTGAAAACATCATTGGGATTGCGTATGACTCCGGCGGAGTGACAACATCGACGATCACCGTTCCGTTAGTGACAGCATTGGGCGTGGGTTTAGCCTCTGCGATTAAAGGGCGAAATCCGATGATTGATGGCTTTGGATTGATTGCCTTTGCTTCATTGCTGCCGATGATGTTTGTCATGGTCTACGGGATGGTGGTGACATGA
- a CDS encoding TIGR01777 family oxidoreductase, whose protein sequence is MKILLTGGTGFIGSELVKSWNTDDVTLLTRSPEKAKQNLNHLNQNNLHYIQSLDELSDLNDFDVVVNLAGEPIADKRWSAEQKERICNSRWQITEKLVELIHASSNPPEAFISGSAVGYYGDQQQHPFDESLQVEDDSFPHKVCAHWEEIAKRAQSDETRVILLRTGIVLGENGGALKKMLMPYKLGVGGPLGSGEQYMPWIHMLDMVRAINHLLSIPHAQGEFNMCAPHPVTNKLFSSTLAKQLRRPHFLFTPKWAMSLLMGESSCLLFDSIRSKPKKLTEMGFIFSYSRIEPALKNLLQHQD, encoded by the coding sequence ATGAAGATATTGTTAACTGGTGGTACGGGATTTATTGGTTCTGAATTGGTCAAAAGTTGGAATACTGACGACGTGACATTGTTGACGCGGAGCCCCGAAAAAGCGAAGCAAAACCTAAATCACCTGAACCAGAATAACCTTCATTACATTCAATCTCTTGATGAACTCAGCGATCTCAATGACTTCGATGTCGTGGTCAATCTTGCTGGCGAACCGATCGCTGACAAGCGTTGGAGTGCGGAGCAAAAAGAGAGGATCTGCAATAGCCGCTGGCAGATTACCGAAAAACTGGTCGAGTTAATTCACGCCAGTAGCAACCCACCGGAGGCTTTCATTAGCGGTTCGGCTGTAGGTTACTATGGCGATCAACAGCAACACCCATTTGATGAATCACTACAAGTAGAAGACGACAGTTTTCCTCACAAAGTCTGTGCACACTGGGAAGAGATAGCCAAGAGAGCTCAATCCGATGAGACGCGTGTAATACTACTGAGAACTGGGATTGTGTTAGGTGAAAATGGTGGTGCTTTAAAGAAGATGCTAATGCCGTACAAACTCGGAGTAGGCGGACCACTTGGTTCAGGCGAACAGTACATGCCTTGGATTCACATGCTTGATATGGTGAGAGCCATCAACCACTTATTGTCGATTCCTCACGCTCAAGGGGAATTTAATATGTGTGCCCCACACCCTGTCACCAACAAACTGTTCAGCAGCACACTCGCCAAACAACTACGCCGACCTCATTTCTTATTCACTCCGAAATGGGCAATGTCGCTTCTGATGGGTGAATCTTCTTGTCTACTCTTTGACAGCATTCGTTCCAAACCAAAGAAACTCACTGAAATGGGATTTATCTTTAGTTACTCAAGAATAGAACCAGCCTTAAAAAACTTGTTACAACATCAAGACTAA